In the genome of Agromyces sp. CF514, the window TACCGCGTGGTCGCGCAGGACGTGCGCGGCAAGTTCCGCTCCGAAGGCGACGCCCTGCTCTTCGTGAACGAGGTCGACGACGGCTACGACACGATCGAGTGGATCACCCGGCAGGCGTGGTCGAACGGCCGCGTCGCGATGTGGGGCGACAGCTACTACGGCTACACGCAGTGGGCGGCCGCCGCGAGCGGTCATCCGGCCCTCAAGGCGATCTCGCCGCGGGTGACGGGCACGGGGCTCGGCGAGCCGGTGCGCACCGAACCGAGCGGGCGCTCGCGCCGGGTCGAGTGGGGCGTGACGTACCTGTACCCGCTCACGCAGTTCTTCGAGAACGACGCCCTGCACTGGGAACCCGACTGGTCGCGCCGCGACTTCGCCGCGCAGGCCGAGGAGTTCATGGCCGAGGTCGGCGCCCGCGGACTCTCCTACGACCAGTGGTACCCCAACCCAGTGCTGCTGCCCCGGTTCCCGAACGGCGACCCGTTCGCCGGTCGCTCGGTGCCGGTGCTGCACACCATCGGCTGGTGGGACAACTGCGCGCCGCTCTCGTGGGCCGACGTCGACGAGATCACCCGGCATCCGAACTGGGATGCCCACCATCACCTGCGCATCGAGTCGATCGACCACGAGAGCTTCCGGCTCGACGAGCCCGACGAGGATCGCAGCTTCGACCGCAGCGACGCCCAGATCGTGGAGCTGCTGCCGCGCACCCTCGACCCCGCGATCGCGTTCTTCGAGGTGTTCGTGCGCGGCAACGGCCAGGCCGCCGACCTGCCGAAGGTGGAGTGGAACCTCGCCGGCACCGACCAGATGCGCACGAGCGCGAGCTGGCCCCCGGCGGGGGTGCGCAGCGTCACCCTCCGTGCGACCGCCGACGGTGCGCTCGGCGACCGCCCCGAGTCGGAGACGACCCTCGAGTGGACGCACGACCCGGCCGACCTCGTGCCCTCGAGCGTCGACGACGCGTTCGCGTTCCTGCTCACCCGCCCCGACGAGGCCCCGCTCGGCGAGCGCGGCGACGTGCTGCGCTTCGACTCGGCGGTGCTCTCGGCCGACGTCGACCTCGTCGGCCCGGTCTCGGCACGGGCGCTCGTGGCATCCGACGGCCCGGTCATGGACCTGTTCGTTCGGCTGCTCGACGTCGCGCCCGACGGCACGGCGCTGCGGATCGCACGGGGCCAGCGCCAGCTGCTCGATGCGACCGAGCCCGGCGTGCTCGACGTCGACCTGGGGCAGCTCGGCTACCGCCTGCGCGCGGGACACCGGCTGAGGGTGCACGTGTCGAGCAGCGACTACCCCGAGTTCCTGCCGCAGCCGGGCACCGGAGCCGACCCGTGGACCTGGGGCGAGACCCGCTCCAATCGCCAGCGCCTCGTCGTCGGCGGTGCCGACGGCCTCGCGATCACCCTCACCGTCCTCGAAGGAGACCTGCCGTGACAAACGCACCCATGCAACCGCGACTCGAGTTCGTCTTCGAGATCCGCGCGACCGTCGACCCCGACCTGCACATCGGCCGCGGCGGCGACGAACGGCTCTCGTTCACCCCGATCTCCGGCGGCAGCGTCGCCGGCCCGCGCCTGAACGGCGAGGTGCTCGCTGGCGGCGGCGACTGGGCCGTCGAACGCTCCGGCACCGCGCAGCTCGAGGCGAGGTACCTGGTCCGCGCGGGCGACGGCGCGGTCATCGACATCCTGAACCGCGGGTACTTCCGGGCGACGCCCGACATCCTGCGTCGGATGGATGCGGGCGAGGACGTCCCGGAGGACGAGCCTGGCCTCTACTTCCGAACCGCACCCGTGTTCCAGACGGATGCCCCGCAGCACCGCTGGCTCGCCGAGCACCAGTTCGTCGGGCTCGCCCGCGACGAGGACGGCCAGGTCTGCATCCGCGTGTTCCTCCTCGCCTGAGCCGGAGCGCACCCCCAACCCACCCCCGCACCATCTCACCCCGACGCACCACCGACGAACGGAACATCACCATGAAACGAACTGGACTCGCAGCGGGCGCCGTCGCCTGCGCGGCGATGCTCGCACTGTCCGGCTGCACTCCCCGCGACGGGGCCGACGTCGACGCGGAGGCCTCGGCGATCACGCTCGTCGACTCGCTGCCCGCGGCGACCACGACCGTCGACGAGGTCACCTGGGCCATCGTCGAAGGAGAACCCGCGACGCTCAACCCCGCGGCATCCGCGAACCTCATCATCCCGAACCTCTGCGACAACCTGCTGTCGCTGCAGCCCGACTTCTCGGTGCAGGCCGGCGTCGCCGAGAGCGCGGAGTTCGTCGATCCCGTCACCTTCGTGATCACGCTGCGCGACGACGTGACGTTCTGGGACGGCAGCCCCGTGACCGCCGACGACGTCGCCTACAGCCTGCAGCAGAACCTGGACCCGGCATCGCAGTGGTACGGGGCGTTCGCGCTGGTCGTGCCCGACCCCGCCGCGGGCATCGTCGCGACCGCGCCGAACGAGGTCACCGTGCACTTCATCGCGCCCGACTCGACGTTCCGCGACGCGCTCGCAGGGCAGGGCGGCGCCGTGATGCAGCGGGCGTTCGGCGAGGCCGCGGGCGATGCGCTCGGCACGCCCGAGGGCGGACTCATGTGCTCGGGCCCGTACGAGCTCGCGCCCGGCGGATGGAAGCCGGGCAGCGAGATCACGACCACCGCGAACGAGCAGTACTGGAACGGCGCCCCGCTCGTGAAGACCCTGACGTACACGTTCGTGAACGACAGCTCCACGCTCGCCACGGCGCTCACCCAGGGCGAGATCGACGGCGCCATCAACGTCTCGCCGGGCTCCCGGGCCGTCTACGAGGGCGACGGCGCCGGAACCCTGACGGTCGGGCATTCGACCGCGTCGTACAGCTTCGGCCCGGCCTCCGACACCGGAGCGGGCGCGAACCCGAAGATCCGCGAGGCGCTGAGCCTCGCCATCGACCGCGACCAGTACCTCGCGACCGTCGCCAACGGCCTCGGATACGTGCAGAAGACGATCGTGCCCGAGTTCTCGTTCCAGTCGATGACGGAGGCGTCGATCTACCAGGCGGGCTACGACGCCCTCCCCGCGCCGAAGGTCGACCTCGAGGCCGCGAAGGCGCTCGTCGCCGAGAGCGGCGAAGACGTGAGCGAGCCGCTCGTCGTCGCGGTGCCCGCCGGCGCCAAGGAGTTCCAGCAGACGGCGGCCATCATGCAGAGCGCC includes:
- a CDS encoding CocE/NonD family hydrolase; amino-acid sequence: MPDILRVPPAPESPASFPARVRMRDGVRLAADVYLPGAPDGGDDSPGDTILIRLPYDKSGEYTFIPAIARYFSQHGYRVVAQDVRGKFRSEGDALLFVNEVDDGYDTIEWITRQAWSNGRVAMWGDSYYGYTQWAAAASGHPALKAISPRVTGTGLGEPVRTEPSGRSRRVEWGVTYLYPLTQFFENDALHWEPDWSRRDFAAQAEEFMAEVGARGLSYDQWYPNPVLLPRFPNGDPFAGRSVPVLHTIGWWDNCAPLSWADVDEITRHPNWDAHHHLRIESIDHESFRLDEPDEDRSFDRSDAQIVELLPRTLDPAIAFFEVFVRGNGQAADLPKVEWNLAGTDQMRTSASWPPAGVRSVTLRATADGALGDRPESETTLEWTHDPADLVPSSVDDAFAFLLTRPDEAPLGERGDVLRFDSAVLSADVDLVGPVSARALVASDGPVMDLFVRLLDVAPDGTALRIARGQRQLLDATEPGVLDVDLGQLGYRLRAGHRLRVHVSSSDYPEFLPQPGTGADPWTWGETRSNRQRLVVGGADGLAITLTVLEGDLP
- a CDS encoding DUF3237 domain-containing protein; this encodes MTNAPMQPRLEFVFEIRATVDPDLHIGRGGDERLSFTPISGGSVAGPRLNGEVLAGGGDWAVERSGTAQLEARYLVRAGDGAVIDILNRGYFRATPDILRRMDAGEDVPEDEPGLYFRTAPVFQTDAPQHRWLAEHQFVGLARDEDGQVCIRVFLLA
- a CDS encoding ABC transporter substrate-binding protein, which produces MKRTGLAAGAVACAAMLALSGCTPRDGADVDAEASAITLVDSLPAATTTVDEVTWAIVEGEPATLNPAASANLIIPNLCDNLLSLQPDFSVQAGVAESAEFVDPVTFVITLRDDVTFWDGSPVTADDVAYSLQQNLDPASQWYGAFALVVPDPAAGIVATAPNEVTVHFIAPDSTFRDALAGQGGAVMQRAFGEAAGDALGTPEGGLMCSGPYELAPGGWKPGSEITTTANEQYWNGAPLVKTLTYTFVNDSSTLATALTQGEIDGAINVSPGSRAVYEGDGAGTLTVGHSTASYSFGPASDTGAGANPKIREALSLAIDRDQYLATVANGLGYVQKTIVPEFSFQSMTEASIYQAGYDALPAPKVDLEAAKALVAESGEDVSEPLVVAVPAGAKEFQQTAAIMQSAAKQIGLDLEIDEMQASDFGALFYDPSKRDGIDFVATQGYLETPGVLGYPSLFMLPPDRGGVFNWSGYDDPDVTEHLLAARNATDPATAADEFVAAQEIFAQDFLQVTLAGTYQLTYLNDALTGVTTSVAAYSSPWALHLGGK